Proteins encoded in a region of the Anopheles ziemanni chromosome 2, idAnoZiCoDA_A2_x.2, whole genome shotgun sequence genome:
- the LOC131293088 gene encoding uncharacterized protein LOC131293088, which translates to MEELPQDWMTGVVVPVFKKGDRLDCENYRGITIPNAAYKIFSQLLLHRLLPLAENFVGEYQAGFMDGRSTTDQLFTLRQILQKCREYNCRTHHVFIDFKAAYDSIDRQQLWMLMKEFQFPNKLIRLCRATMGNVMCSVRVGGVASAQFCFPERAEARG; encoded by the coding sequence ATGGAAGAACTACCCCAGGACTGGATGACCGGTGTCGTTGTACCGGTCTTCAAAAAAGGGGATAGGTTGGACTGCGAGAACTACCGTGGCATTACCATACCAAATGCCGCCTATAAGATCTTCTCTCAACTTTTGCTCCACCGGTTGCTGCCCCTGGCCGAAAACTTTGTTGGGGAGTATCAAGCCGGCTTCATGGATGGACGCTCGACAACTGACCAGCTGTTTACGCTCCGGCAGATTTTACAAAAATGCCGTGAGTATAACTGCAGAACACATCACGTCTTCAttgacttcaaggcggcctatGACAGCATTGACCGGCAACAGCTGTGGATGCTGATGAAGGAGTTTCAGTTTCCGAACAAGCTGATCAGGCTGTGTAGGGCGACTATGGGCAATGTGATGTGTTCTGTAAgggtcggtggtgtcgcgtcCGCTCAGTTTTGCTTCCCAGAGAGGGCTGAGGCAAGGGGATAG